One genomic segment of Labeo rohita strain BAU-BD-2019 chromosome 14, IGBB_LRoh.1.0, whole genome shotgun sequence includes these proteins:
- the LOC127176549 gene encoding galactose-specific lectin nattectin isoform X1 has product MGVWTVYVSLCLLFALNASACQSGWTRYGHRCFKAFYNPASWKDAEMTCLNYGGNLASVHSQTEYNFLKFLISSTKTFWIGGYDAVSEGTWFWSDGTKMNFKLWSPTEPNNKYDSEHCIEMNFAAAKKWNDLDCKNKIPFVCAISG; this is encoded by the exons ATGGGAGTCTGGACTGTCTATGTGTCTCTCTGTCTGCTCTTTGCTCTGAATGCTTCAG CTTGTCAGAGTGGATGGACTCGATATGGACATAGATGTTTCAAGGCTTTTTACAATCCAGCATCCTGGAAGGATGCAGAG ATGACCTGCTTGAACTATGGCGGGAACCTTGCTTCTGTACACAGTCAAACTGAGTACAACTTCTTAAAATTCCTGATCTCAAGTACAAAAACATTCTGGATAGGAGGCTATGATGCTGTTTCA GAGGGAACATGGTTCTGGAGTGATGGGACCAAAATGAATTTCAAACTTTGGAGCCCCACAGAACCCAACAACAAATATGATAGTGAGCACTGCATTGAGATGAACTTTGCAG CTGCAAAAAAATGGAATGACCTggattgtaaaaacaaaataccaTTTGTGTGTGCCATTTCTGGCTGA